In Phaeobacter inhibens DSM 16374, the following proteins share a genomic window:
- a CDS encoding aminotransferase class III-fold pyridoxal phosphate-dependent enzyme, with amino-acid sequence MTESNFLKEHNGRLMWHPMTSPQDSVAQPPKIITGAEGVFITDIDGHRVIDGVGGLWNVNLGYSCQPVKDAMAAQLDKLPYYSTFRGTSNDAAIELSYELSRFFEPDGLSRAFFTSGGSDSVETALRLARQYHKLRGDSGRTKFLSLKKGYHGTHIGGASVNGNANFRTAYEPLLPGCFHIPAPYTYRNPFDESDPERLAQLCAAALEDEIAFQGANTIAAMIMEPILGAGGVIPPHPSFAPMVQEICNRNGILLITDEVITAYGRTGAWSGARLWGIQPDMMCTAKAITNGYFPFGAVMLGARMIEVFEDNPDAKIGHGYTYSGHPVGAAAALACLAEMQRLNVTATAAARGAQLYEGCLALKKRFDVIGDVRGGYGLMIALELVSDRQTRAPLDGRRALALQEACYEAGALIRVSGPNVILSPPLIMSEADTRGLLDALRVGLCAT; translated from the coding sequence ATGACAGAGTCAAACTTCCTCAAGGAACACAACGGCCGCCTGATGTGGCACCCGATGACGTCGCCGCAGGACAGTGTCGCACAGCCGCCCAAGATCATCACCGGTGCCGAGGGCGTATTCATCACGGACATTGACGGCCATCGGGTCATCGACGGGGTTGGTGGCCTTTGGAATGTGAACCTCGGCTATTCCTGCCAGCCGGTTAAGGACGCAATGGCCGCTCAGCTGGACAAGCTGCCCTACTATTCGACATTTCGCGGAACCTCGAATGATGCTGCAATTGAGCTGTCCTATGAGCTCAGCCGGTTCTTTGAACCAGATGGGCTCAGCCGAGCCTTCTTTACCTCGGGCGGCTCTGATTCGGTGGAGACCGCGTTGCGACTGGCGCGGCAGTATCACAAACTGCGTGGCGACAGCGGCCGAACCAAATTCCTCAGCCTCAAAAAGGGCTATCACGGCACCCATATCGGCGGCGCCTCGGTAAACGGAAACGCCAATTTCCGTACTGCTTATGAACCCTTGCTTCCCGGCTGTTTTCATATCCCCGCCCCTTATACCTATCGCAACCCCTTCGATGAAAGCGACCCGGAGCGTCTGGCGCAGCTCTGCGCCGCAGCACTGGAGGATGAGATCGCTTTTCAGGGCGCCAATACGATTGCCGCGATGATCATGGAGCCAATCCTCGGGGCAGGCGGTGTGATCCCGCCCCACCCGTCATTTGCGCCAATGGTCCAGGAGATCTGCAATCGCAACGGCATCCTGTTGATCACCGATGAGGTGATCACGGCTTATGGCCGCACAGGGGCCTGGTCCGGGGCCCGCCTCTGGGGCATCCAGCCAGACATGATGTGTACCGCAAAAGCCATCACAAACGGCTATTTCCCGTTTGGTGCTGTTATGTTGGGTGCCCGGATGATCGAAGTCTTCGAGGACAACCCCGATGCCAAGATTGGCCATGGCTATACTTATTCCGGCCATCCCGTCGGTGCGGCGGCCGCACTTGCCTGTCTCGCAGAGATGCAGCGCCTGAATGTGACTGCAACAGCAGCGGCGCGCGGTGCGCAGTTATATGAGGGCTGTCTGGCCCTGAAGAAGCGTTTTGATGTCATCGGCGATGTCCGTGGCGGCTACGGGTTAATGATAGCGCTCGAACTGGTGAGCGATCGCCAGACACGGGCCCCGCTTGACGGGCGTAGGGCCCTGGCCCTTCAGGAGGCCTGCTATGAAGCCGGTGCGCTGATCCGGGTTTCGGGTCCAAACGTGATACTGTCTCCACCGCTCATCATGAGTGAAGCCGATACGCGCGGTTTGCTAGACGCCCTACGCGTGGGTCTTTGCGCGACCTAA
- a CDS encoding transporter substrate-binding domain-containing protein produces the protein MLKHLATAAIALLLAIGVAPRAAQAICNVDYRVQPGDTLFSIAETHYGDRSRWTLIYYSNQHVLEGPSVIPGKTLHIPCAQQATAPDATPLRKDDAEMKLLTGGGFAPFTDQALPGQGMVTELVNAALELTPAPVSYSITWEQDWSKHLFPMLDEKQFDMGFPWMKPDCASNPTDERCVNFHFSEPLMTIPIMVFVRADAAFAFNSDTDMLGKTLCRPEGYYTHDLDRGDRRWLSEGKLTLVQAADPGACFRKLMAREVDAVSLNLFLGANTLISEGLRDQVLPLERPLSEEGLHVVISKRHWRGTSHLYRINAGLKALKADGRFQEIVSRHLELFWAQLQ, from the coding sequence ATGCTGAAACATCTCGCAACGGCAGCCATTGCGTTGCTGCTGGCCATCGGCGTCGCACCACGCGCGGCGCAAGCCATCTGCAATGTCGATTACCGGGTTCAACCCGGCGACACGCTCTTCTCGATCGCCGAAACCCATTATGGTGACCGTAGCCGCTGGACACTGATCTACTATAGCAACCAGCATGTGCTGGAGGGGCCGAGCGTTATTCCCGGTAAAACGCTGCACATCCCCTGCGCACAGCAGGCCACTGCCCCCGATGCCACGCCGCTGCGCAAGGATGATGCGGAGATGAAGTTGCTGACCGGCGGTGGCTTTGCCCCATTTACCGATCAGGCCTTGCCCGGTCAGGGGATGGTGACCGAACTGGTCAATGCCGCGCTGGAACTGACTCCCGCGCCTGTATCCTATTCGATCACCTGGGAGCAGGATTGGTCAAAACATCTGTTCCCGATGCTGGATGAGAAGCAGTTCGACATGGGGTTTCCCTGGATGAAGCCGGATTGTGCATCAAACCCAACAGATGAACGCTGCGTGAACTTCCATTTCTCGGAGCCGCTGATGACCATCCCGATCATGGTCTTCGTGCGGGCAGATGCGGCCTTCGCCTTTAACAGCGACACCGATATGCTGGGCAAGACTCTGTGCCGTCCTGAAGGGTACTACACCCATGACCTTGATCGCGGAGATCGCCGCTGGTTGAGCGAGGGCAAGCTGACGCTGGTTCAGGCAGCCGACCCCGGCGCCTGCTTCCGCAAGCTGATGGCGCGGGAGGTGGATGCGGTCTCACTGAACCTCTTTCTCGGCGCGAATACACTTATCTCCGAAGGGTTGCGTGATCAGGTGCTTCCTCTTGAACGCCCGCTCTCCGAAGAGGGCCTGCACGTGGTGATTTCCAAACGCCACTGGCGCGGCACCTCGCATCTCTATCGCATCAACGCAGGCCTGAAGGCGCTCAAGGCCGATGGCCGGTTTCAGGAAATCGTGTCGCGTCATCTGGAATTGTTCTGGGCCCAGCTCCAGTAA
- a CDS encoding transporter substrate-binding domain-containing protein, with protein sequence MRKHLIAALCCVTGLFATPLAAETCGGTYKVRPGDSLSLIADRLYKDVGMWSAIHSRNIDAIGPRPDAIRVGMELTMACLNGLPTGLPGGKAVADAQPVVAAPVKVQPGTAAVRSKINLLTGDDYAPFTSKTAHNGGLITEVVNAAMTDAAPAQGFAIHWVDDWASHFDPLLSNALLDLGFPWYRPDCDTMPESYRCVNFLFSDPMFETLMLLFVDKSRPFTFESDADIEGKTLCRPAGYLTFDLDGYGRRWMEEKKITLKQPHKVADCFEMVAKGEADAVAINEFTGRSVMKENDLLDQFEVLPLPLSVLGIHVVVHKTHPQADEMLAMINTGLRNIRENGRYQAIIEDHMARIWAGF encoded by the coding sequence ATGAGAAAACACCTGATCGCGGCGCTTTGTTGCGTTACCGGCCTATTTGCCACGCCCTTGGCCGCAGAGACCTGCGGCGGCACATATAAGGTGCGCCCCGGGGACAGCCTGTCACTGATCGCTGACCGGCTCTACAAGGATGTGGGCATGTGGAGTGCCATCCACAGCCGCAACATCGACGCGATTGGCCCGCGCCCGGATGCGATCCGCGTCGGCATGGAACTGACCATGGCCTGCCTGAATGGTCTGCCGACAGGGCTGCCCGGCGGTAAGGCCGTTGCGGATGCGCAACCGGTGGTCGCGGCACCGGTCAAGGTGCAGCCTGGTACCGCCGCCGTGCGCAGCAAGATCAACCTGCTGACCGGTGATGACTATGCGCCCTTCACCTCCAAGACCGCCCATAATGGCGGGCTGATCACCGAGGTGGTGAATGCAGCGATGACCGATGCCGCCCCGGCGCAGGGCTTTGCCATCCACTGGGTGGACGACTGGGCCTCCCATTTTGATCCGCTGTTATCGAACGCGCTGCTGGATCTGGGTTTCCCTTGGTATCGTCCGGATTGCGACACCATGCCGGAGAGCTATCGCTGCGTGAACTTTCTGTTCTCGGACCCGATGTTTGAGACGCTGATGCTGCTGTTCGTGGATAAGTCACGCCCCTTCACCTTTGAGAGTGACGCCGACATCGAGGGTAAGACCCTCTGCCGTCCGGCTGGCTATCTGACCTTCGATCTAGATGGTTACGGTCGCCGCTGGATGGAGGAGAAAAAGATCACCCTGAAGCAGCCGCATAAGGTTGCCGATTGTTTCGAGATGGTCGCCAAAGGCGAGGCGGATGCCGTCGCGATCAATGAATTCACCGGGCGCAGCGTGATGAAAGAAAACGATCTGCTTGATCAGTTTGAGGTGCTGCCGTTGCCGCTTTCGGTGCTGGGTATCCATGTCGTGGTGCATAAAACCCATCCACAGGCCGATGAAATGCTGGCCATGATCAATACGGGTCTGCGCAACATCCGTGAGAATGGTCGTTATCAGGCCATTATCGAGGATCACATGGCCAGGATCTGGGCCGGCTTCTGA
- the gyrB gene encoding DNA topoisomerase (ATP-hydrolyzing) subunit B encodes MSGNEQAPAEYGADSIKVLKGLEAVRKRPGMYIGDTDDGSGLHHMVYEVVDNGIDEALAGHADRVVVKIHADSSVSVNDNGRGIPVGIHEEEGVSAAEVIMTQLHAGGKFDSNSYKVSGGLHGVGVSVVNALSDWLELRIWRDGKEHVARFERGDTAEHLKVVGDCGDQTGTEVRFLASTDTFSNLEYLFETLEKRLRELAFLNSGVRIILIDERPAERLEVELFYEGGVKEFVKYLDRSKSPVMEAPIYITGDRDEIGVEVAMWWNDSYHETVLPFTNNIPQRDGGTHVAGFRGALTRTINNYAQSSGIAKKEKVSFTGDDAREGLTCVLSVKVPDPKFSSQTKDKLVSSEVRPVVESLVNEKLAEWFEENPNQAKQIVGKIIEAALAREAARKARELTRRKTAMDVNYLAGKLKDCSEKDPSKTEVFLVEGDSAGGSAQTGRDRMTQAILPLRGKILNVERARFDRMLGSQEIGNLVMALGTGIGRDEFNIDKLRYHKIVIMTDADVDGAHIRTLLLTFFYRQMPELIEGGYLYIAQPPLYKVSRGKSEVYLKDQAALDEYLINQGVDGAVLKLGSGEELVGQDLARVVDEARQLKRVLDAFPTHYPRHILEQAAVAGAFVPGAVDADLQGVADKVAQRLDLIALEYERGWRGRITQDHGIRLSRILRGVEELRTLDGPMLRSGEARKTGSFTNSLQETYGATATLVRRDRSQAIHGPLGLLKAILEEGEKGLALQRYKGLGEMNPDQLWETTLDPDARTLLQVRVEDMVEADDLFTKLMGDVVEPRREFIQKNALSVENLDF; translated from the coding sequence ATGTCCGGAAACGAGCAGGCCCCCGCAGAATATGGCGCGGATTCCATCAAGGTTCTCAAAGGCTTGGAGGCGGTTCGCAAACGCCCTGGCATGTATATCGGGGACACCGACGATGGGTCGGGGCTGCACCATATGGTGTATGAGGTTGTCGACAATGGCATCGACGAGGCCCTGGCCGGTCACGCGGACCGGGTGGTCGTGAAAATTCACGCTGATTCCAGCGTCTCGGTGAATGACAACGGACGCGGGATTCCGGTTGGAATTCATGAAGAAGAAGGTGTCTCAGCAGCTGAGGTCATCATGACCCAGCTGCATGCGGGCGGTAAGTTCGATAGCAACTCTTACAAGGTTTCCGGTGGTCTGCACGGCGTGGGTGTGTCCGTTGTAAATGCGCTGTCAGATTGGCTGGAACTGCGCATCTGGCGTGATGGCAAGGAGCATGTCGCGCGATTTGAACGTGGCGATACGGCCGAACACCTGAAGGTTGTTGGCGACTGTGGCGATCAGACCGGCACCGAGGTGCGCTTTCTCGCCTCCACCGATACGTTCTCCAACCTCGAATATTTATTCGAGACGCTGGAAAAACGCCTGCGTGAGCTGGCGTTCCTGAACTCAGGCGTGCGGATCATCCTGATTGACGAGCGCCCGGCCGAACGGCTGGAGGTGGAGCTGTTCTACGAAGGCGGCGTCAAGGAATTCGTCAAATATCTTGATCGGTCGAAGTCGCCCGTGATGGAGGCGCCGATCTATATCACCGGTGACAGGGATGAGATCGGGGTTGAGGTGGCGATGTGGTGGAACGACAGCTATCATGAAACCGTGCTGCCCTTTACCAATAATATCCCGCAGCGGGATGGTGGCACCCATGTTGCTGGCTTTCGTGGTGCGCTGACCCGTACCATCAACAATTATGCGCAATCTTCCGGCATCGCCAAGAAGGAGAAGGTTTCCTTTACCGGGGATGACGCCCGTGAGGGGCTGACCTGCGTATTGTCTGTCAAGGTGCCCGATCCGAAATTCTCCAGCCAGACCAAGGACAAACTGGTCTCCTCCGAGGTGCGACCGGTGGTCGAAAGCCTGGTCAACGAAAAGCTGGCAGAATGGTTTGAGGAAAACCCAAACCAGGCCAAGCAGATCGTCGGCAAGATTATCGAAGCCGCTCTCGCGCGGGAGGCTGCCCGCAAGGCGCGCGAGCTGACCCGACGCAAGACGGCGATGGATGTGAACTATCTGGCAGGCAAACTGAAAGACTGCTCGGAGAAAGATCCATCCAAGACCGAAGTCTTCCTGGTGGAGGGGGACTCCGCCGGCGGATCCGCCCAGACGGGCCGCGACCGGATGACCCAAGCGATCCTGCCTCTGCGTGGTAAAATTCTGAACGTGGAGCGTGCGCGGTTTGACCGGATGCTCGGCAGTCAGGAAATCGGCAACCTGGTGATGGCACTTGGCACCGGCATTGGTCGGGATGAGTTCAACATCGATAAGCTGCGCTACCACAAGATTGTCATCATGACTGATGCTGACGTCGACGGCGCGCATATCCGAACCCTCTTGCTCACGTTCTTCTATCGCCAGATGCCGGAGCTGATCGAAGGCGGGTATCTCTATATCGCGCAGCCGCCTCTGTATAAGGTGTCGCGCGGCAAATCGGAGGTTTACCTCAAGGATCAGGCCGCTCTTGATGAATATCTGATCAACCAGGGCGTTGACGGAGCGGTGCTGAAACTGGGCAGCGGCGAGGAACTGGTCGGCCAGGATCTTGCCCGTGTTGTTGATGAGGCGCGTCAGCTCAAGCGTGTTCTGGACGCCTTCCCCACCCATTACCCGCGCCATATTCTGGAGCAGGCCGCAGTAGCGGGTGCCTTTGTGCCCGGCGCCGTCGATGCCGATCTGCAGGGCGTTGCTGATAAGGTGGCGCAGCGTCTGGATCTGATTGCGTTGGAATATGAACGCGGTTGGCGTGGGCGCATCACTCAGGATCACGGCATTCGCCTGTCGCGGATCCTGCGTGGGGTGGAGGAGCTGCGCACCTTGGACGGTCCGATGCTGCGCTCCGGAGAGGCCCGGAAAACTGGCAGCTTTACCAACAGCTTACAGGAAACCTATGGGGCTACCGCAACCTTGGTGCGGCGCGACCGCAGCCAGGCGATTCACGGCCCTCTTGGCCTGTTGAAAGCCATCCTCGAAGAGGGCGAAAAAGGTCTGGCGCTCCAGCGTTACAAAGGTCTGGGCGAGATGAACCCCGACCAGCTGTGGGAGACCACGCTGGACCCTGATGCGCGTACCCTGTTGCAGGTCCGTGTCGAAGACATGGTTGAGGCGGATGATCTGTTCACCAAACTGATGGGCGATGTTGTCGAGCCTCGCCGTGAGTTCATCCAGAAAAACGCACTGAGCGTCGAGAACCTGGATTTCTGA
- a CDS encoding NAD(P)H-dependent oxidoreductase — MSTRKIIILNGHPAPSSLSQSLCQTYQKAAEAGGHQVRYHDLSTMQFDIDYGQAGYQNVKPLEPDLADFLTDLEWADHVVMATPMWWGAIPAKLKGVFDRALLPGRAFDTRNTNVMGLPAPMLTGKTARVLLTSDTPALWLRLIYGNAIKRIISSQILGFVGIKPTRFSSFAPATDAAEKTVLSWQRKVADLGARAA; from the coding sequence ATGTCCACGCGAAAAATCATCATCCTCAATGGTCACCCAGCACCCAGCTCGCTGTCCCAGTCGCTTTGCCAAACGTATCAAAAAGCAGCCGAGGCGGGGGGTCATCAGGTGCGCTACCATGATCTGTCGACCATGCAATTTGATATCGACTACGGGCAGGCAGGGTATCAGAACGTAAAACCGCTGGAGCCGGATCTTGCGGATTTTCTAACCGATCTGGAGTGGGCTGATCACGTTGTGATGGCAACGCCCATGTGGTGGGGCGCGATACCGGCCAAGCTGAAAGGCGTCTTTGATCGTGCGCTCTTGCCGGGCCGCGCATTTGACACGCGGAACACCAATGTCATGGGGTTGCCCGCGCCGATGCTCACCGGAAAAACGGCACGAGTACTGCTGACTTCTGACACGCCCGCGCTCTGGCTGCGGCTGATCTACGGCAATGCGATCAAGCGGATTATCAGCAGCCAGATCCTGGGATTTGTCGGGATAAAACCGACGCGGTTCTCGTCTTTTGCACCGGCGACAGATGCTGCGGAAAAGACTGTCCTTTCCTGGCAGCGCAAGGTTGCTGACCTGGGGGCGAGAGCGGCCTGA
- a CDS encoding TetR/AcrR family transcriptional regulator — protein sequence MSRAPQQRRLETRARLLEVAAAQIAASGYSGLRVEDVVAEAGVAKGTLFSHFGDKNGLLAAVIGPRIMAILDDTEALPAPQTLDELIDRLLPVVQFVAQDRVIFDLLLRYSGTTGTETDVVITQSFFRQISLWSGWVTQLQNTGALRQDQPADVLAEGIQAFLNHILALSFCAAHDTSGSFREDLLTYLSPWLVLSSGT from the coding sequence ATGTCCCGCGCTCCTCAGCAACGTCGACTGGAAACCCGTGCCCGCCTTCTGGAGGTGGCTGCCGCGCAGATCGCCGCATCGGGCTACAGCGGTTTGAGAGTGGAAGATGTGGTTGCAGAAGCCGGCGTCGCAAAGGGCACGTTGTTTTCGCATTTTGGCGATAAAAACGGCCTTCTTGCTGCGGTGATCGGCCCCCGGATCATGGCGATTTTGGATGATACCGAGGCCTTGCCCGCACCTCAGACACTGGATGAGCTGATTGATCGACTGCTGCCCGTAGTGCAGTTCGTGGCGCAGGATCGGGTGATTTTCGATCTGTTGCTGCGCTATTCAGGCACCACAGGTACCGAAACTGATGTGGTCATTACACAGAGCTTTTTCCGCCAGATCTCTCTCTGGTCCGGTTGGGTCACACAGCTGCAGAACACCGGCGCGCTGCGTCAGGATCAGCCGGCGGACGTGCTGGCCGAGGGCATTCAGGCATTCCTGAACCATATATTGGCCCTGTCATTCTGCGCTGCACATGATACCTCCGGCAGCTTCCGCGAGGATCTTCTGACGTATCTCAGCCCGTGGCTGGTACTATCGTCTGGGACATAG
- a CDS encoding LysE family translocator translates to MSVSAWDLTLYAGGLFVLFLTPGPVWLAVMARAMSGGFPAAWPLALGVACGDILWPLVAVAGVSWIVSEIAGLMEVLRWVASAMFLFMGGMLLRHADARIEANSALTRPGLWAGFVAGIAVILGNPKAILFYMGVLPGFFDLTAVTHLDILAIVVLSFLVPLVGNLCMAGLVHRVRWHITSPATLRRINIVSGCLLIGVGCLIPFV, encoded by the coding sequence ATGAGCGTGTCTGCTTGGGATCTGACCCTTTATGCAGGTGGGCTGTTTGTGTTGTTCCTGACGCCGGGGCCAGTCTGGCTTGCGGTGATGGCGCGGGCGATGTCGGGTGGCTTTCCTGCGGCATGGCCGCTGGCCTTGGGCGTGGCTTGTGGCGATATCCTCTGGCCGTTGGTTGCAGTGGCGGGCGTGTCCTGGATCGTATCGGAGATCGCCGGCCTGATGGAGGTGCTGCGCTGGGTCGCCAGCGCGATGTTCCTGTTCATGGGTGGCATGTTGCTGCGTCACGCCGATGCCCGGATTGAGGCCAATAGCGCGCTGACCCGTCCGGGATTATGGGCCGGGTTTGTCGCCGGTATCGCGGTCATTCTGGGCAATCCGAAGGCGATTCTGTTCTACATGGGGGTACTACCGGGTTTTTTTGATCTGACGGCTGTCACCCATCTCGATATCCTCGCTATTGTGGTGTTGTCCTTCCTGGTGCCTCTGGTGGGGAATCTGTGCATGGCCGGTCTGGTCCACCGGGTGCGCTGGCACATCACGTCCCCGGCCACACTGCGCCGGATCAATATCGTGTCGGGGTGTTTGCTGATCGGGGTTGGGTGCCTGATCCCCTTCGTTTGA
- the recF gene encoding DNA replication/repair protein RecF (All proteins in this family for which functions are known are DNA-binding proteins that assist the filamentation of RecA onto DNA for the initiation of recombination or recombinational repair.) produces MLALTTLTLSHFRSHLRADLHLDGRPVAIHGANGAGKTNILEAVSLFSPGRGLRRASAADMARRPEALGWKLKGQLTVARQSYEVETWSEAGKARQVKIDNKAASQIDLGQICRVVWLIPAMDRLWIEAAEGRRRFLDRIVLSFDPGHAEATLLYEKAMRERNRLLKEQIRDAGWYRVLETQMAESGHRIHAARTAAVDRLRMAQEAAETAFPAAELELIQSDGGLPDTAADLQEAFEEGRFRDLAAGRTLLGPHRTDLLGTYAAKGVPARDCSTGEQKALLVSLILANARALIAEGGAPPILLLDEVSAHLDVFRRAALYQEIVTLGAQAWMTGTGPELFDEFEGRAQMFTVEDGATGSEVVAG; encoded by the coding sequence ATGCTGGCGTTGACCACGCTGACATTGTCGCATTTCCGCTCGCATTTGCGGGCGGATTTGCATTTGGATGGGCGTCCTGTCGCCATCCATGGCGCCAATGGTGCGGGTAAGACCAATATTCTTGAGGCGGTCTCGCTGTTTTCACCAGGGCGCGGTCTGCGTCGTGCCAGCGCTGCTGATATGGCGCGCCGCCCCGAGGCTCTTGGTTGGAAGCTGAAGGGACAGCTGACCGTCGCGCGGCAAAGCTATGAAGTGGAAACCTGGTCGGAAGCGGGCAAGGCACGGCAGGTCAAGATCGACAACAAAGCCGCCAGCCAGATTGATCTGGGGCAGATTTGCCGCGTGGTCTGGTTGATCCCTGCGATGGATCGGCTGTGGATCGAGGCGGCCGAGGGGCGGCGGCGGTTTCTCGACCGCATCGTGTTGAGTTTTGATCCCGGTCATGCCGAGGCGACATTGCTCTATGAGAAGGCCATGCGGGAGCGCAATCGCCTGCTGAAGGAACAGATCCGCGATGCTGGCTGGTACCGGGTGCTGGAAACGCAGATGGCTGAAAGCGGCCATCGCATCCACGCGGCGCGCACTGCTGCGGTGGACCGCCTGCGCATGGCGCAGGAGGCTGCCGAAACGGCCTTTCCCGCTGCTGAGCTGGAACTGATCCAATCCGACGGCGGGCTTCCGGACACTGCAGCAGATCTGCAGGAAGCCTTTGAGGAGGGCCGGTTTCGTGATTTGGCGGCCGGGCGTACCCTGCTGGGTCCGCATCGTACAGATCTGCTGGGCACCTATGCGGCCAAAGGTGTGCCCGCGCGCGATTGTTCCACCGGTGAACAGAAGGCGCTATTGGTTTCGCTGATCCTGGCCAATGCGCGAGCGTTGATCGCAGAAGGCGGCGCGCCGCCGATTCTGCTGCTGGACGAAGTTTCGGCGCATCTGGATGTGTTCCGCAGGGCTGCGCTCTATCAGGAGATTGTGACGCTGGGGGCGCAGGCCTGGATGACGGGCACCGGCCCCGAACTGTTCGATGAATTTGAAGGCAGGGCGCAGATGTTCACCGTTGAGGACGGGGCCACAGGTTCCGAGGTGGTGGCGGGATGA
- the dnaN gene encoding DNA polymerase III subunit beta — MKISIERGTLLKAVAQAQSVVERRNTIPILANVLIEAEGDIVQFRATDLDIEVVDKAPAQVERAGATTVAATTLHEIVRKLPDGALVTLTADAASGRLTVEAGRSNFSLATLPREDFPVMASSEYHSNFSANAAVLQRLFDKSKFAISTEETRYYLNGVYMHVADGVEGGKALRCVATDGHRLARIDANLPMGAEDMPGVIVPRKTVGELRKLLDDDEMDIAVSVSETKVRFATPNITLTSKVIDGTFPDYTRVIPAGNTRRLEVDASEFARAVDRVATVSSERSRAVKLQLDEDRLILSVNAPDSGAAEEELAVAYRDERLEIGFNAKYLLEIANQVDRENAVFMFNSSGDPTLMREGSDESAVYVVMPMRV; from the coding sequence ATGAAGATCAGCATCGAACGCGGCACCCTGTTGAAAGCTGTGGCTCAGGCCCAGTCAGTGGTTGAACGCCGCAACACCATTCCGATCCTGGCAAATGTGCTGATTGAGGCCGAAGGGGACATCGTTCAGTTCCGCGCCACCGATCTGGATATCGAGGTGGTCGACAAGGCCCCGGCTCAGGTCGAACGCGCTGGCGCCACCACCGTCGCCGCCACCACGTTGCATGAGATTGTGCGTAAACTGCCGGATGGTGCCCTGGTTACCCTGACTGCAGATGCCGCCAGCGGCCGTCTGACGGTTGAGGCAGGTCGCTCTAACTTCTCGCTGGCCACCCTGCCGCGTGAAGATTTCCCGGTGATGGCCTCATCCGAATATCACTCCAACTTCTCCGCCAATGCAGCCGTCCTGCAGCGGTTGTTCGACAAGTCGAAGTTCGCCATTTCCACCGAGGAGACACGCTACTATTTGAACGGTGTCTATATGCACGTCGCTGATGGTGTCGAAGGCGGCAAGGCGCTGCGCTGTGTGGCCACCGATGGCCACCGGCTGGCGCGAATTGATGCCAACCTGCCGATGGGCGCCGAGGATATGCCCGGTGTGATCGTGCCGCGCAAAACCGTCGGCGAGTTGCGTAAGCTGTTGGATGACGATGAGATGGACATTGCTGTTTCGGTTTCGGAGACCAAAGTGCGCTTTGCGACACCGAATATCACGCTGACCTCCAAGGTCATTGATGGCACCTTCCCTGATTACACGCGGGTCATCCCGGCGGGCAATACCCGCCGTCTGGAAGTGGACGCCTCTGAATTTGCCCGCGCTGTGGACCGGGTCGCAACCGTGTCCTCAGAACGCTCTCGTGCGGTGAAACTGCAATTGGATGAGGACCGGCTGATCCTTTCTGTCAACGCGCCTGACAGCGGTGCGGCTGAGGAGGAACTGGCGGTGGCTTATCGTGACGAGCGGCTGGAGATCGGTTTCAACGCAAAATATCTGCTCGAGATCGCCAATCAGGTTGATCGTGAAAACGCGGTGTTCATGTTCAATTCATCCGGTGATCCAACCCTGATGCGGGAAGGCAGTGACGAAAGCGCGGTTTATGTCGTCATGCCCATGCGGGTGTGA